The following are encoded in a window of Impatiens glandulifera chromosome 5, dImpGla2.1, whole genome shotgun sequence genomic DNA:
- the LOC124938000 gene encoding uncharacterized protein LOC124938000 has product MLSCFCWSTDSSEPKPPFTLPSPIPKWPQGEGEGSYGQGKINLGEIQVMEITTFNLIWSSEHFSTKKGKGVAFYEPVGIPEGYFCLGHYCQPLNQPLRGYLLVAGFNPAAVVAADGEGLPALSEPLDYTLIWRTTDHVGSCYIWFPRPPEGYKSIGFIVTSQPETPGLGEVRCVRDDLTSACETHDLIFESNSKKSVRVWKTRPEKRGLWARGVSVGTFFCTETDRGPEDRTIDIACLKNLDSNLTGMPNLEQVNSLVSHYGPRIFFHPNEIYMPSSVQWFFENGARIFSIKNLDGERIDSNGSNLPPDGSNDGEYWIDLPKDKEKRDFIKSGNLESAEVYVHVKPALGGTFTDIVMWVFCPFNGPATIKASVMNIKMSRIGEHTGDWEHFTLRVSNFTGELWSMYVSQHRGGGWLDASELEFIHGEGNRPVVYLSKSGHACFPHAGCYIQGTTKLGIGVRNVVARSKFYIDSNARYKIIAAEYLGGVVKEPHWLQYMREWGPRELYDAWAEIDKVMSHFPLFVRFSANYFFELFPTQIYGEEGPSGPKEKDNWFGDERW; this is encoded by the exons ATGTTGAGTTGTTTTTGTTGGAGCACAGACTCATCAGAACCAAAACCCCCATTTACTCTTCCTTCGCCAATTCCCAAATGGCCTCAAG gagaaggagaaggatcATATGGACAAGGAAAAATAAACCTAGGAGAAATCCAAGTCATGGAAATCACAACCTTTAACCTTATATGGAGCAGCGAACATTTCTCCACCAAGAAAGGAAAAGGCGTCGCATTTTATGAACCGGTCGGAATCCCAGAAGGCTATTTCTGTCTCGGCCATTATTGTCAGCCACTCAATCAGCCTCTACGAGGCTATTTGTTGGTCGCCGGATTTAACCCAGCCGCTGTCGTCGCCGCCGACGGCGAAGGCCTTCCGGCTCTCTCGGAGCCACTTGATTACACCTTGATATGGAGGACAACCGATCATGTTGGAAGTTGTTACATTTGGTTTCCGAGGCCACCGGAGGGATATAAATCTATTGGTTTCATCGTTACCAGCCAACCCGAAACGCCGGGTCTCGGAGAAGTCAGATGCGTCCGGGACGATCTCACGTCTGCATGCGAAACCCACGACTTGATCTTCGAATCCAATTCGAAGAAGTCTGTTCGGGTCTGGAAGACTCGGCCCGAAAAACGAGGACTCTGGGCCCGAGGAGTTTCCGTGGGAACATTCTTTTGCACGGAAACGGATCGCGGTCCAGAAGATCGAACCATTGACATCGCCTGTCTCAAGAACCTTGATTCAAACCTAACCGGGATGCCGAACCTAGAACAAGTGAATTCCCTCGTAAGTCATTACGGCCCGAgaatcttcttccatcctaacGAAATCTACATGCCTTCGTCCGTCCAGTGGTTTTTCGAAAATGGAGCTCGTATTTTCTCGATAAAGAATCTCGACGGAGAACGGATCGATTCGAACGGGTCAAACCTTCCGCCCGACGGATCTAACGACGGAGAGTATTGGATAGACTTGCCGAAGGATAAGGAGAAACGAGATTTTATCAAGTCGGGGAATCTCGAGAGTGCCGAGGTTTACGTTCACGTGAAACCGGCATTAGGAGGTACATTCACCGATATTGTAATGTGGGTATTTTGCCCGTTTAACGGACCCGCTACAATTAAGGCGAGTGTTATGAACATAAAAATGTCGAGAATCGGGGAGCATACCGGGGATTGGGAGCATTTCACACTTAGAGTTAGCAACTTCACGGGAGAGTTATGGAGCATGTACGTTTCTCAACATAGAGGCGGAGGATGGTTGGATGCGAGTGAACTCGAGTTCATCCACGGAGAAGGAAACCGCCCCGTCGTTTATTTGTCAAAATCGGGCCATGCTTGTTTCCCACATGCGGGATGTTATATACAAGGGACAACCAAACTTGGGATAGGTGTAAGGAATGTTGTAGCTCGGAGCAAGTTCTACATTGATTCAAACGCTAG GTACAAGATAATTGCGGCCGAGTATCTTGGAGGAGTGGTGAAGGAGCCACATTGGCTACAATACATGAGAGAATGGGGTCCAAGGGAGCTTTATGATGCATGGGCCGAGATCGATAAGGTGATGAGTCATTTCCCGTTATTTGTTCGTTTCTCGGCTAACTACTTTTTCGAATTGTTTCCTACTCAAATATACGGCGAAGAAGGGCCGTCGGGGCCTAAGGAGAAAGACAATTGGTTTGGAGATGAAAGGTGGTAA